From Mus musculus strain C57BL/6J chromosome 17, GRCm38.p6 C57BL/6J, the proteins below share one genomic window:
- the Pcare gene encoding photoreceptor cilium actin regulator, producing MGCTPSHNVIVNSVAKSGIQFFKKPKAILPGCQWGSPKCPIPLLVQSSTFCDSGGELHLGERLVEETVSSSKKLQAMAEGVRQLPKAMEGLIPESQTFQVNKPQGHRATDISFRTEGSHGTQEVDFSGKESKENTPQETSKGNRESVCHQPDSQDHCRQSATESKGRVDFPEPLVKAHQHAYAYLHTSLSRYEAIVRLVQQASQTWGLLRPMLNFLLLCFEEAGQLLSEISKDGDVLLQEVRGDLAWPLRKGEPWEQHPDLLQQLLQYTVSKLRALHGTVAALTGSFLEGSSSCLRSTAGHLEGKLSTKRGIDECLLRALGQLESLTSSHGDAGLLGPPLCSEDSGIGADNESVHSVEKLGKQASWDFAAELGEWKPGTAAQVEARPSGHAWQEGPYWTGSDRPQDCPLSSPRIAKVQPAVQDEARSASTSGAGAEAVTSGPSEAAESLPWDSLGAEIPVRTPLSRSSGLTDAPSLSEEEDCSPEEEDELSSTDLHPEPQKALPSRPRSSPDTRESLFQPYSKELRNPQAQEMILKMKEAISERIKFVPEPSRPQDWTEEEEGGTVVPPRPRSVSGSRGGPERQRRSQSEGCLKSHVEDPTLQELRRVQTDLSRRLEVFYALGATRQGQSRERCLPSRASVLWPPTNCRVSPSSAISKFKASLTQNFSILPNQDKSIFQKGSPCFDGEQPCQGKAEKLPNAIFCGKKSGRAPRDNERDIRACPTRPSVKTLIETFSPTESLRMPRNCRNLGSSPCLRKWGVPAMPPRFPIYRGLAPLYSKPQISPAAGWRPSAPFPSLPLAEVSESEDISGDVEEDLENLPPPPLEVLMDKSFAALECPECSQPAGSSLEETLLPGLQEASHPKRTWVSPRLKASMSPMDLLPSKGSGSSPRLHSTRSGSTRIVGDSRKLTLDLNSKQTASPSSEAKSRAQIQARAETIAGFSKQHQKAIPWHHTNPTPGQSRTLEPSLARFSRDPHSSEASRKGPERSLPRVRKASPQRAQWASQGDRRLQSLPSSHGPSQPGLPAVLSSPSPPLSPRTLSPPATRKTTSPPCQHPQSNPAPGSPPVRRTETNTPSSASCSSPSVSPSRGSKDSIHSEDSEATTAKASRNTCSIFYPAATSLFEAKSSSSTSHPQMLPEPGGLLRTPTGGWRGSSGQRLRADSQKRTVLNALNPLPFVRRTASDRQRQQGDQLQQSRSDWEFHSCQNSSSSSSSEENPKQELPPWNNSRVPELQGSSTKRASPLELCVLGHGLQPEARMNRGQDRPQPESQPQHKEIS from the exons ATGGGGTGCACGCCATCACACAACGTCATCGTCAACAGCGTTGCGAAGAGTGGCATTCAGTTTTTTAAGAAGCCAAAAGCAATTTTGCCAGGATGTCAGTGGGGCAGCCCCAAATGCCCCATCCCTTTGCTGGTTCAAAGTTCCACTTTCTGTGACTCTGGTGGCGAGTTGCACCTGGGAGAGAGGCTGGTAGAGGAGACAGTGTCAAGTTCCAAGAAGCTGCAGGCCATGGCTGAAGGTGTTCGTCAGCTCCCAAAAGCTATGGAAGGTCTGATTCCAGAAAGCCAAACCTTCCAGGTGAACAAACCACAAGGCCACAGGGCTACGGACATTTCATTCAGGACAGAAGGCTCCCACGGGACACAGGAAGTAGATTTCTCTGGGAAAGAGAGTAAGGAGAACACTCCCCAGGAGACCTCCAAGGGGAACAGAGAGTCAGTGTGCCATCAACCAGACAGCCAGGACCATTGCCGCCAATCGGCTACTGAGTCAAAGGGCAGAGTGGATTTCCCTGAGCCCCTGGTAAAGGCCCACCAGCATGCTTATGCCTACCTGCACACCAGCCTTTCCAGATACGAAGCCATTGTGCGCCTCGTCCAGCAAGCCAGCCAGACCTGGGGGCTGCTGCGACCCATGCTCAACTTCCTGCTGCTGTGCTTCGAGGAAGCCGGCCAGCTTCTGAGCGAAATCTCTAAAGATGGAGATGTGCTCCTCCAGGAAGTTCGAGGGGATCTGGCGTGGCCACTGAGGAAAGGTGAGCCCTGGGAACAACACCCAGACCTCCTGCAACAGCTGCTGCAGTACACAGTCAGCAAGCTGCGGGCGCTCCACGGCACAGTGGCTGCCCTCACCGGGAGCTTCTTGGAGGGCTCCAGCAGCTGTCTCAGATCCACTGCCGGCCACCTGGAAGGTAAGCTGAGCACCAAGAGAGGTATAGATGAATGTCTCCTCAGGGCCCTGGGACAGCTAGAGAGCCTGACCAGCAGCCACGGTGACGCAGGGCTGCTGGGTCCACCCTTATGCTCTGAGGACAGTGGCATCGGTGCTGACAATGAGTCTGTGCACTCCGTGGAGAAGCTGGGCAAGCAAGCCAGCTGGGACTTTGCAGCAGAACTTGGAGAATGGAAGCCAGGGACTGCAGCCCAAGTGGAGGCCAGGCCTTCAGGGCACGCCTGGCAGGAAGGTCCATACTGGACAGGTTCAGACAGACCCCAGGACTGTCCACTGTCGAGTCCTAGGATAGCAAAGGTTCAACCCGCAGTGCAAGATGAAGCCAGGAGCGCGAGCACTTCCGGCGCAGGCGCAGAAGCAGTCACCTCCGGGCCTTCAGAGGCTGCCGAAAGCCTTCCGTGGGACTCTCTGGGGGCTGAGATTCCTGTGCGGACACCACTTTCTCGAAGCTCTGGGTTGACGGATGCTCCATCCCTGAGTGAAGAGGAAGACTGCAGcccagaggaagaagatgaacttAGCAGCACCGACCTGCACCCTGAGCCACAGAAAGCCCTACCTTCAAGACCACGGTCCTCACCTGACACGCGGGAAAGCCTCTTTCAGCCGTACTCCAAGGAGCTTAGGAACCCCCAGGCCCAGGAAATGATTCTGAAGATGAAAGAGGCCATCAGCGAAAGGATCAAGTTTGTCCCCGAGCCTTCCAGACCCCAGGACTGgactgaggaggaggaagggggaacagTGGTCCCTCCAAGACCCAGATCAGTCAGTGGCAGCAGGGGGGGCCCTGAGAGACAAAGGAGGTCGCAATCAGAGGGATGCCTGAAGAGCCACGTGGAAGACCCCACCCTCCAGGAACTGAGGAGGGTCCAGACAGACCTCAGTAGGAGGCTGGAGGTATTTTATGCCCTGGGTGCCACACGGCAGGGGCAGAGCCGGGAACGATGTCTGCCGTCCAGGGCATCAGTGCTATGGCCCCCCACCAACTGCAGGGTGAGTCCCAGTAGTGCCatcagcaagttcaaggcctctcTGACCCAAAACTTCAGCATTTTGCCCAATCAAGACAAGAGCATCTTTCAAAAAGGTAGTCCCTGCTTTGACGGTGAGCAGCCCTGCCAGGGGAAGGCTGAAAAGCTGCCAAATGCCATCTTTTGTGGCAAGAAGAGCGGTAGGGCTCCCAGGGACAACGAACGGGACATCAGGGCCTGTCCCACCAGACCATCGGTTAAGACGCTTATTGAGACGTTCAGTCCTACTGAGAGCCTGAGGATGCCGAGGAACTGTAGGAACTTGGGGTCAAGCCCCTGCCTCAGGAAATGGGGGGTTCCTGCCATGCCTCCCAGATTTCCTATTTACAGGGGGCTAGCCCCCCTGTATTCTAAGCCCCAGATTTCTCCAGCAGCAGGCTGGAGGCCTTCTGcaccctttccctcccttcctctagcTGAAGTGTCTGAGAGTGAAGACATTAGCGGTGACGTGGAGGAGGACCTAGAGAAcctcccaccaccacctctgGAAGTCCTGATGGACAAATCCTTCGCTGCTCTGGAGTGTCCAGAATGTAGCCAGCCAGCAGGGAGCTCCCTGGAAGAGACCCTATTACCAGGTCTTCAAGAGGCTAGCCATCCAAAAAGAACATGGGTTTCCCCTAGGCTGAAAGCCTCCATGAGCCCCATGGACTTGCTCCCCAGCAAAGGCAGTGGCAGCTCCCCGAGGCTACACAGCACTAGATCCGGGAGCACCAGGATTGTGGGCGATTCCAGAAAGTTGACCTTGGACCTGAACTCTAAGCAAACAGCTAGCCCAAGCTCAGAGGCAAAGAGCAGGGCTCAGATTCAGGCCCGAGCAGAGACTATAGCAGGCTTCTCCAAGCAGCACCAGAAGGCGATTCCCTGGCACCACACCAACCCTACACCTGGGCAAAGCAGGACGTTGGAGCCCAGCCTGGCCAGGTTTTCACGAGACCCACACTCTTCAGAAGCGTCCAGAAAGGGTCCAGAGAGAAGCCTTCCACGAGTCAGAAAGGCCTCTCCCCAAAGAGCACAGTGGGCATCCCAAGGGGACAGGAGGCTGCAGAGCCTGCCCTCCAGTCATGGACCATCCCAGCCGGGCCTCCCTGCTGTCCTCAGCTCCCCCAGCCCTCCTCTGAGCCCCAGGACCCTGAGCCCACCAGCCACAAGGAAAACTACTTCCCCACCATGCCAGCACCCGCAGTCCAACCCAGCCCCAGGGAGCCCTCCTGTCCGACGGACAGAAACAAAcaccccctcctctgcctcctgttcaTCCCCCTCAGTGTCTCCATCACGGGGGTCCAAGGACTCAATTCACTCTGAGGACAGTGAGGCTACCACAGCCAAAGCATCCAGGAACACGTGTTCCATATTCTATCCAGCCGCCACTTCTCTCTTTGAAGCTAAATCTTCATCCTCAACATCCCATCCACAGATGCTGCCAGAACCTGGGGGCCTTTTGAGGACCCCAACAGGAGGCTGGAGGGGCAGCTCGGGGCAGCGACTGAGGGCAGACTCACAGAAGAGAACGGTGCTGAATGCCCTCAACCCCCTGCCTTTTGTCAGAAGGACAGCTTCAGACCGCCAGCGCCAGCAGGGCGACCAGCTTCAGCAGTCCCGCTCAGACTGGGAATTCCATTCCTGCCAAAACAG cagcagcagcagcagcagtgaggaGAACCCCAAGCAAGAACTCCCACCTTGGAACAACTCCAGAGTCCCAGAACTGCAGGGTAGTAGCACCAAGCGGGCATCTCCTTTGGAGCTCTGTGTGCtgggccatgggctgcagccagaAGCCCGAATGAACCGCGGCCAGGACAGACCCCAGCCAGAGTCACAGCCCCAGCACAAGGAAATATCTTGA
- the Pcare gene encoding photoreceptor cilium actin regulator isoform X1, with the protein MGCTPSHNVIVNSVAKSGIQFFKKPKAILPGCQWGSPKCPIPLLVQSSTFCDSGGELHLGERLVEETVSSSKKLQAMAEGVRQLPKAMEGLIPESQTFQVNKPQGHRATDISFRTEGSHGTQEVDFSGKESKENTPQETSKGNRESVCHQPDSQDHCRQSATESKGRVDFPEPLVKAHQHAYAYLHTSLSRYEAIVRLVQQASQTWGLLRPMLNFLLLCFEEAGQLLSEISKDGDVLLQEVRGDLAWPLRKGEPWEQHPDLLQQLLQYTVSKLRALHGTVAALTGSFLEGSSSCLRSTAGHLEGKLSTKRGIDECLLRALGQLESLTSSHGDAGLLGPPLCSEDSGIGADNESVHSVEKLGKQASWDFAAELGEWKPGTAAQVEARPSGHAWQEGPYWTGSDRPQDCPLSSPRIAKVQPAVQDEARSASTSGAGAEAVTSGPSEAAESLPWDSLGAEIPVRTPLSRSSGLTDAPSLSEEEDCSPEEEDELSSTDLHPEPQKALPSRPRSSPDTRESLFQPYSKELRNPQAQEMILKMKEAISERIKFVPEPSRPQDWTEEEEGGTVVPPRPRSVSGSRGGPERQRRSQSEGCLKSHVEDPTLQELRRVQTDLSRRLEVFYALGATRQGQSRERCLPSRASVLWPPTNCRVSPSSAISKFKASLTQNFSILPNQDKSIFQKGSPCFDGEQPCQGKAEKLPNAIFCGKKSGRAPRDNERDIRACPTRPSVKTLIETFSPTESLRMPRNCRNLGSSPCLRKWGVPAMPPRFPIYRGLAPLYSKPQISPAAGWRPSAPFPSLPLAEVSESEDISGDVEEDLENLPPPPLEVLMDKSFAALECPECSQPAGSSLEETLLPGLQEASHPKRTWVSPRLKASMSPMDLLPSKGSGSSPRLHSTRSGSTRIVGDSRKLTLDLNSKQTASPSSEAKSRAQIQARAETIAGFSKQHQKAIPWHHTNPTPGQSRTLEPSLARFSRDPHSSEASRKGPERSLPRVRKASPQRAQWASQGDRRLQSLPSSHGPSQPGLPAVLSSPSPPLSPRTLSPPATRKTTSPPCQHPQSNPAPGSPPVRRTETNTPSSASCSSPSVSPSRGSKDSIHSEDSEATTAKASRNTCSIFYPAATSLFEAKSSSSTSHPQMLPEPGGLLRTPTGGWRGSSGQRLRADSQKRTVLNALNPLPFVRRTASDRQRQQGDQLQQSRSDWEFHSCQNSSSSSSEENPKQELPPWNNSRVPELQGSSTKRASPLELCVLGHGLQPEARMNRGQDRPQPESQPQHKEIS; encoded by the exons ATGGGGTGCACGCCATCACACAACGTCATCGTCAACAGCGTTGCGAAGAGTGGCATTCAGTTTTTTAAGAAGCCAAAAGCAATTTTGCCAGGATGTCAGTGGGGCAGCCCCAAATGCCCCATCCCTTTGCTGGTTCAAAGTTCCACTTTCTGTGACTCTGGTGGCGAGTTGCACCTGGGAGAGAGGCTGGTAGAGGAGACAGTGTCAAGTTCCAAGAAGCTGCAGGCCATGGCTGAAGGTGTTCGTCAGCTCCCAAAAGCTATGGAAGGTCTGATTCCAGAAAGCCAAACCTTCCAGGTGAACAAACCACAAGGCCACAGGGCTACGGACATTTCATTCAGGACAGAAGGCTCCCACGGGACACAGGAAGTAGATTTCTCTGGGAAAGAGAGTAAGGAGAACACTCCCCAGGAGACCTCCAAGGGGAACAGAGAGTCAGTGTGCCATCAACCAGACAGCCAGGACCATTGCCGCCAATCGGCTACTGAGTCAAAGGGCAGAGTGGATTTCCCTGAGCCCCTGGTAAAGGCCCACCAGCATGCTTATGCCTACCTGCACACCAGCCTTTCCAGATACGAAGCCATTGTGCGCCTCGTCCAGCAAGCCAGCCAGACCTGGGGGCTGCTGCGACCCATGCTCAACTTCCTGCTGCTGTGCTTCGAGGAAGCCGGCCAGCTTCTGAGCGAAATCTCTAAAGATGGAGATGTGCTCCTCCAGGAAGTTCGAGGGGATCTGGCGTGGCCACTGAGGAAAGGTGAGCCCTGGGAACAACACCCAGACCTCCTGCAACAGCTGCTGCAGTACACAGTCAGCAAGCTGCGGGCGCTCCACGGCACAGTGGCTGCCCTCACCGGGAGCTTCTTGGAGGGCTCCAGCAGCTGTCTCAGATCCACTGCCGGCCACCTGGAAGGTAAGCTGAGCACCAAGAGAGGTATAGATGAATGTCTCCTCAGGGCCCTGGGACAGCTAGAGAGCCTGACCAGCAGCCACGGTGACGCAGGGCTGCTGGGTCCACCCTTATGCTCTGAGGACAGTGGCATCGGTGCTGACAATGAGTCTGTGCACTCCGTGGAGAAGCTGGGCAAGCAAGCCAGCTGGGACTTTGCAGCAGAACTTGGAGAATGGAAGCCAGGGACTGCAGCCCAAGTGGAGGCCAGGCCTTCAGGGCACGCCTGGCAGGAAGGTCCATACTGGACAGGTTCAGACAGACCCCAGGACTGTCCACTGTCGAGTCCTAGGATAGCAAAGGTTCAACCCGCAGTGCAAGATGAAGCCAGGAGCGCGAGCACTTCCGGCGCAGGCGCAGAAGCAGTCACCTCCGGGCCTTCAGAGGCTGCCGAAAGCCTTCCGTGGGACTCTCTGGGGGCTGAGATTCCTGTGCGGACACCACTTTCTCGAAGCTCTGGGTTGACGGATGCTCCATCCCTGAGTGAAGAGGAAGACTGCAGcccagaggaagaagatgaacttAGCAGCACCGACCTGCACCCTGAGCCACAGAAAGCCCTACCTTCAAGACCACGGTCCTCACCTGACACGCGGGAAAGCCTCTTTCAGCCGTACTCCAAGGAGCTTAGGAACCCCCAGGCCCAGGAAATGATTCTGAAGATGAAAGAGGCCATCAGCGAAAGGATCAAGTTTGTCCCCGAGCCTTCCAGACCCCAGGACTGgactgaggaggaggaagggggaacagTGGTCCCTCCAAGACCCAGATCAGTCAGTGGCAGCAGGGGGGGCCCTGAGAGACAAAGGAGGTCGCAATCAGAGGGATGCCTGAAGAGCCACGTGGAAGACCCCACCCTCCAGGAACTGAGGAGGGTCCAGACAGACCTCAGTAGGAGGCTGGAGGTATTTTATGCCCTGGGTGCCACACGGCAGGGGCAGAGCCGGGAACGATGTCTGCCGTCCAGGGCATCAGTGCTATGGCCCCCCACCAACTGCAGGGTGAGTCCCAGTAGTGCCatcagcaagttcaaggcctctcTGACCCAAAACTTCAGCATTTTGCCCAATCAAGACAAGAGCATCTTTCAAAAAGGTAGTCCCTGCTTTGACGGTGAGCAGCCCTGCCAGGGGAAGGCTGAAAAGCTGCCAAATGCCATCTTTTGTGGCAAGAAGAGCGGTAGGGCTCCCAGGGACAACGAACGGGACATCAGGGCCTGTCCCACCAGACCATCGGTTAAGACGCTTATTGAGACGTTCAGTCCTACTGAGAGCCTGAGGATGCCGAGGAACTGTAGGAACTTGGGGTCAAGCCCCTGCCTCAGGAAATGGGGGGTTCCTGCCATGCCTCCCAGATTTCCTATTTACAGGGGGCTAGCCCCCCTGTATTCTAAGCCCCAGATTTCTCCAGCAGCAGGCTGGAGGCCTTCTGcaccctttccctcccttcctctagcTGAAGTGTCTGAGAGTGAAGACATTAGCGGTGACGTGGAGGAGGACCTAGAGAAcctcccaccaccacctctgGAAGTCCTGATGGACAAATCCTTCGCTGCTCTGGAGTGTCCAGAATGTAGCCAGCCAGCAGGGAGCTCCCTGGAAGAGACCCTATTACCAGGTCTTCAAGAGGCTAGCCATCCAAAAAGAACATGGGTTTCCCCTAGGCTGAAAGCCTCCATGAGCCCCATGGACTTGCTCCCCAGCAAAGGCAGTGGCAGCTCCCCGAGGCTACACAGCACTAGATCCGGGAGCACCAGGATTGTGGGCGATTCCAGAAAGTTGACCTTGGACCTGAACTCTAAGCAAACAGCTAGCCCAAGCTCAGAGGCAAAGAGCAGGGCTCAGATTCAGGCCCGAGCAGAGACTATAGCAGGCTTCTCCAAGCAGCACCAGAAGGCGATTCCCTGGCACCACACCAACCCTACACCTGGGCAAAGCAGGACGTTGGAGCCCAGCCTGGCCAGGTTTTCACGAGACCCACACTCTTCAGAAGCGTCCAGAAAGGGTCCAGAGAGAAGCCTTCCACGAGTCAGAAAGGCCTCTCCCCAAAGAGCACAGTGGGCATCCCAAGGGGACAGGAGGCTGCAGAGCCTGCCCTCCAGTCATGGACCATCCCAGCCGGGCCTCCCTGCTGTCCTCAGCTCCCCCAGCCCTCCTCTGAGCCCCAGGACCCTGAGCCCACCAGCCACAAGGAAAACTACTTCCCCACCATGCCAGCACCCGCAGTCCAACCCAGCCCCAGGGAGCCCTCCTGTCCGACGGACAGAAACAAAcaccccctcctctgcctcctgttcaTCCCCCTCAGTGTCTCCATCACGGGGGTCCAAGGACTCAATTCACTCTGAGGACAGTGAGGCTACCACAGCCAAAGCATCCAGGAACACGTGTTCCATATTCTATCCAGCCGCCACTTCTCTCTTTGAAGCTAAATCTTCATCCTCAACATCCCATCCACAGATGCTGCCAGAACCTGGGGGCCTTTTGAGGACCCCAACAGGAGGCTGGAGGGGCAGCTCGGGGCAGCGACTGAGGGCAGACTCACAGAAGAGAACGGTGCTGAATGCCCTCAACCCCCTGCCTTTTGTCAGAAGGACAGCTTCAGACCGCCAGCGCCAGCAGGGCGACCAGCTTCAGCAGTCCCGCTCAGACTGGGAATTCCATTCCTGCCAAAACAG cagcagcagcagcagtgaggaGAACCCCAAGCAAGAACTCCCACCTTGGAACAACTCCAGAGTCCCAGAACTGCAGGGTAGTAGCACCAAGCGGGCATCTCCTTTGGAGCTCTGTGTGCtgggccatgggctgcagccagaAGCCCGAATGAACCGCGGCCAGGACAGACCCCAGCCAGAGTCACAGCCCCAGCACAAGGAAATATCTTGA